In the genome of Thunnus maccoyii chromosome 15, fThuMac1.1, whole genome shotgun sequence, one region contains:
- the LOC121913175 gene encoding integumentary mucin C.1-like isoform X1 has protein sequence MRMNICSCLLALVLGCNVTAEIIHQIVKEEQDVSLRCSHSVEGKVTWSREINGSTVDILIVDGDGEQRFNDPHKRYGSAVDKSLHIRRTNVSDSGKYLCNNEAAVELTVIPSGTTIVSIAEKSNVTLTCPDVVGGSHVPTWTREIDGKQQQIRRHVSAVDKYLNIPDVQPGDSGLYYCDGKPAANLNVTKGDQSERDDNTGPTSPTATSITSPSSKNTEANRTSPSTTPTTTTATITVPAPPKTTTEGEKHKKKTSPTTTSTTSQPATNTDDDEESPSDENKEDDEGSTSPTTTSTTSQPAANTGPTSPTTTSTISPPAKNTDQKPILIWVVGIVVSFLLVLIIITVYCAWRCKRRGTEEIHHIYDGIQDEGLNPTKRVESSGGPSAEYCLVTFPGGSKQNEPTCCTIPDPPPTGNKTDASLTDSPYSMITKPLPDGKTGTPQLNDPTYSLLEKPKVLENNDQYLHSFK, from the exons atgaggatgaacaTCTGCAGCTGCCTGTTAGCTTTAGTTCTGGGCTGTAATGTGACAGCAG aaataatccatcaaatagtCAAAGAGGAGCAAGATGTCTCTCTGCGTTGTTCTCACTCTGTGGAGGGTAAAGTGACGTGGAGCAGAGAGATTAATGGAAGCACAGTTGACATATTAATAGTTGATGGTGACGGAGAGCAAAGATTCAATGACCCCCACAAACGATATGGTTCAGCTGTAGATAAGTCACTGCACATCAGGAGAACGAATGTCTCAGACTCTGGAAAATACTTGTGTAATAATGAAGCAGCTGTGGAACTGACGGTGATCCCATCAG GAACAACAATAGTCAGTATTGCAGAGAAGTCCAACGTCACTCTGACATGTCCTGATGTTGTTGGAGGGTCACATGTTCCAACATGGACCAGAGAGattgatggaaaacaacaacaaatcaggCGTCATGTTTCAGCTGTTGACAAGTATCTGAATATACCAGACGTGCAGCCTGGTGACTCTGGACTGTACTACTGTGATGGAAAACCAGCTGCAAATCTAAACGTGACCAAAGGTGATCAGTCTGAGAGAG ATGATAATACAGGACCAACATCACCTACAGCAACTTCTATAACATCACCATCATCTAAAAACACAG AAGCAAACAGGACATCACCATCAACAACCCCAACTACAACTACAGCAACAATAACTGTACCAGCACCACCAAAAACAACAACGGAGGGAGAGA aacataaaaaaaaaacatcacctaCAACAACTTCTACAACATCACAACCAGCTACAAACACAG atgatgatgaagaatcACCATCTGATGAAAACAAAG AAGATGATGAAGGATCAACATCACCTACAACAACTTCTACAACATCACAACCAGCTGCAAACACAG GACCAACATCACCTACAACAACTTCTACAATATCACCACCTGCTAAAAACACAG ATCAGAAGCCAATTCTTATTTGGGTGGTGGGGATAGTTGTTTCCTTCCTCCTcgtcctcatcatcatcaccgtcTACTGTGCTTGGAGGTGTAAAAGACGAG GGACTGAAGAAATACACCACATCTACGATGGGATACAAGATGAAGGGTTGAACCCTACAAAGC GTGTGGAAAGCTCTGGTGGACCATCAGCTGAATACTGCCTGGTGACTTTCCCAG GTGGATCAAAGCAAAATGAACCCACATGTTGCACCATCCCTGATCCTCCACCAACAGGAAACAAGACCG ACGCATCTCTAACTGATTCGCCGTATTCCATGATTACCAAACCTTTGCCTGATGGTAAAACAG GTACACCGCAGCTGAATGACCCGACGTATTCCTTACTGGAGAAACCCAAAGTGCTTGAGAACAATGACCAATACCTGCatagttttaaataa
- the LOC121913175 gene encoding integumentary mucin C.1-like isoform X3, producing MRMNICSCLLALVLGCNVTAEIIHQIVKEEQDVSLRCSHSVEGKVTWSREINGSTVDILIVDGDGEQRFNDPHKRYGSAVDKSLHIRRTNVSDSGKYLCNNEAAVELTVIPSGTTIVSIAEKSNVTLTCPDVVGGSHVPTWTREIDGKQQQIRRHVSAVDKYLNIPDVQPGDSGLYYCDGKPAANLNVTKGDQSEREANRTSPSTTPTTTTATITVPAPPKTTTEGEKHKKKTSPTTTSTTSQPATNTDDDEESPSDENKEDDEGSTSPTTTSTTSQPAANTGPTSPTTTSTISPPAKNTDQKPILIWVVGIVVSFLLVLIIITVYCAWRCKRRGTEEIHHIYDGIQDEGLNPTKRVESSGGPSAEYCLVTFPGGSKQNEPTCCTIPDPPPTGNKTDASLTDSPYSMITKPLPDGKTGTPQLNDPTYSLLEKPKVLENNDQYLHSFK from the exons atgaggatgaacaTCTGCAGCTGCCTGTTAGCTTTAGTTCTGGGCTGTAATGTGACAGCAG aaataatccatcaaatagtCAAAGAGGAGCAAGATGTCTCTCTGCGTTGTTCTCACTCTGTGGAGGGTAAAGTGACGTGGAGCAGAGAGATTAATGGAAGCACAGTTGACATATTAATAGTTGATGGTGACGGAGAGCAAAGATTCAATGACCCCCACAAACGATATGGTTCAGCTGTAGATAAGTCACTGCACATCAGGAGAACGAATGTCTCAGACTCTGGAAAATACTTGTGTAATAATGAAGCAGCTGTGGAACTGACGGTGATCCCATCAG GAACAACAATAGTCAGTATTGCAGAGAAGTCCAACGTCACTCTGACATGTCCTGATGTTGTTGGAGGGTCACATGTTCCAACATGGACCAGAGAGattgatggaaaacaacaacaaatcaggCGTCATGTTTCAGCTGTTGACAAGTATCTGAATATACCAGACGTGCAGCCTGGTGACTCTGGACTGTACTACTGTGATGGAAAACCAGCTGCAAATCTAAACGTGACCAAAGGTGATCAGTCTGAGAGAG AAGCAAACAGGACATCACCATCAACAACCCCAACTACAACTACAGCAACAATAACTGTACCAGCACCACCAAAAACAACAACGGAGGGAGAGA aacataaaaaaaaaacatcacctaCAACAACTTCTACAACATCACAACCAGCTACAAACACAG atgatgatgaagaatcACCATCTGATGAAAACAAAG AAGATGATGAAGGATCAACATCACCTACAACAACTTCTACAACATCACAACCAGCTGCAAACACAG GACCAACATCACCTACAACAACTTCTACAATATCACCACCTGCTAAAAACACAG ATCAGAAGCCAATTCTTATTTGGGTGGTGGGGATAGTTGTTTCCTTCCTCCTcgtcctcatcatcatcaccgtcTACTGTGCTTGGAGGTGTAAAAGACGAG GGACTGAAGAAATACACCACATCTACGATGGGATACAAGATGAAGGGTTGAACCCTACAAAGC GTGTGGAAAGCTCTGGTGGACCATCAGCTGAATACTGCCTGGTGACTTTCCCAG GTGGATCAAAGCAAAATGAACCCACATGTTGCACCATCCCTGATCCTCCACCAACAGGAAACAAGACCG ACGCATCTCTAACTGATTCGCCGTATTCCATGATTACCAAACCTTTGCCTGATGGTAAAACAG GTACACCGCAGCTGAATGACCCGACGTATTCCTTACTGGAGAAACCCAAAGTGCTTGAGAACAATGACCAATACCTGCatagttttaaataa